Proteins from a genomic interval of Geotrypetes seraphini chromosome 7, aGeoSer1.1, whole genome shotgun sequence:
- the LOC117363662 gene encoding tigger transposable element-derived protein 1-like, translated as MDGVGAARRHGTKKKQMITVEVKKEIIQKHEGGMRVADLARCYNKSTSTICTILKKKEKIRWLDAAKGVTRVSKQRPPVLEDVEKLLLVWLNEKQLAGDIVTENIICEKAKALYTDLVARRPAVPAGNEEGFKASRGWFYNFKRRSGIHSVVRQGEAASLDAQAAEAFAAEFQALIVSECYLPQQVFNCNETGLFWRKMPKRTYITAEENALLGHKPMKDHLTLLFCANASGDFKVKPLLVYHSENPRAFKKCKVQKSQLNVMWRSNSKAWVTRILFIEWINEVFGPAVKKYLLEKKLPLKVLLIMDNGPAHPPGLEDNLLEEFEFIKVKFLPPNTTPLLQPMDQQVISNFKKLYAKALFQQCFEVTDGTNLTLREFWKNHFHIVHCLKIINKAWDGVTKKTLNSAWRKLWSDCVLDYDLEGFAQEQEPPIVNEIVSLGTTLGLDMNEDDIQELMEERGQELTTDELMDLNLVQQQEFMKEISSEEEEEKKMEESLTSNEIREMLKMWERVQNVVEKHHPNKAVAMRAMNLFNDNAMSHFREILKRKQKQLSLDRFLAKLTQKS; from the coding sequence AAGGAGGTATGCGAGTGGCCGACCTCGCCAGGTGTTACAACAAATCGACCTCCACCATTTGCACCAtattaaaaaagaaggaaaaaataagGTGGCTGGATGCAGCCAAAGGAGTCACCAGAGTATCAAAGCAGCGGCCGCCGGTTCTGGAAGATGTCGAAAAGTTGCTTCTCGTATGGCTAAATGAGAAGCAACTGGCGGGTGATATCGTGACCGAGAACATTATCTGCGAGAAGGCAAAGGCCTTGTACACCGACCTCGTAGCTAGACGGCCAGCTGTGCCCGCGGGCAATGAAGAAGGCTTCAAGGCGAGCAGGGGATGGTTTTATAACTTTAAGAGGAGAAGTGGCATCCATAGCGTGGTGAGGCAGGGAGAGGCTGCGAGTTTGGATGCCCAAGCGGCTGAGGCGTTCGCCGCTGAGTTCCAGGCGCTCATCGTTTCGGAGTGTTACCTGCCGCAGCAAGTTTTTAACTGCAACGAGACGGGGCTTTTTTGGAGAAAGATGCCTAAGAGGACCTACATTACAGCAGAAGAGAACGCCTTGCTCGGTCATAAGCCCATGAAAGACCATCTCACCCTCTTGTTCTGCGCTAATGCAAGTGGGGATTTCAAAGTCAAGCCCCTGCTTGTGTATCATTCTGAGAATCCACGAGCCTTCAAGAAATGCAAGGTGCAGAAAAGCCAGTTAAACGTTATGTGGAGATCCAACAGCAAGGCTTGGGTCACTCGTATCTTGTTCATTGAGTGGATCAACGAGGTCTTCGGTCCCGCAGTGaagaaataccttttagaaaagaaactgccACTCAAAGTCTTGCTGATTATGGATAATGGTCCTGCTCATCCTCCAGGCCTTGAAGACAACTTACTGGAGGAATTTGAGTTCATTAAGGTCAAGTTCCTTCCTCCCAACACGACTCCACTACTCCAGCCCATGGACCAGCAGGTCATTTCAAATTTTAAAAAGCTTTACGCAAAAGCACTGTTTCAGCAATGCTTTGAGGTAACTGATGGAACAAACCTTACCCTCCGAGAGTTTTGGAAAAATCATTTCCACATCGTTCACTGCCTCAAGATCATCAATAAAGCCTGGGATGGGGTCACTAAGAAAACCCTTAATTCTGCTTGGAGAAAACTCTGGTCTGATTGCGTTCTTGACTATGACTTGGAGGGGTTTGCTCAAGAACAGGAGCCACCCATTGTCAATGAAATTGTGTCCTTGGGGACGACCCTGGGACTGGACATGAATGAGGATGACATCCAAGAGCTGATGGAGGAACGTGGCCAGGAGCTGACCACCGATGAACTGATGGATCTGAATCTTGTGCAACAGCAAGAGTTTATGAAGGAGATCTcatctgaggaggaggaggagaaaaagatGGAGGAATCTCTCACTTCAAATGAGATTAGGGAGATGCTGAAAATGTGGGAAAGAGTGCAAAATGTTGTGGAAAAGCACCACCCGAATAAGGCTGTTGCAATGCGAGCGATGAATCTGTTTAATGACAATGCAATGTCACATTTCCGCGAAATcctcaaaaggaagcagaagcaacTGTCATTGGATAGGTTCCTTGCTAAACTCACACAGAAATCATAG